From the Thermococcus guaymasensis DSM 11113 genome, one window contains:
- a CDS encoding Na(+)/H(+) antiporter subunit B, translated as MKRDVIVAVSFLLAFLFIAYAVTVENVLGLGGTELRPLGEFYLSHSFAHEGLTSHSPEVVTAIVWNYRGFDTLFETFVFFLAIMGAFSVLRLTSEQEKIVKELEASEPHRHMDLITRAITKLVVVMIVAISASIALHGHLTPGGGFQGGSAMAVASLLLFAVFSKFTIERKGLTVKHTVSAYALGLALILATVLAPVFLYGGKVLEINLLPGEMGLFNLDVGEYLAVTFGFLTVFLVLGVSEWIFKTVLRGEVDD; from the coding sequence ATGAAGAGGGACGTTATCGTTGCCGTCTCATTCCTGCTTGCCTTCCTGTTCATAGCCTACGCGGTGACTGTGGAGAATGTCCTCGGTTTGGGGGGAACCGAGCTCAGGCCCCTCGGGGAGTTTTATCTAAGCCATTCCTTCGCCCACGAGGGCCTGACCAGCCACAGTCCCGAAGTAGTTACGGCCATAGTCTGGAACTACCGTGGCTTTGATACGCTCTTCGAGACATTCGTTTTCTTCCTAGCGATTATGGGTGCCTTCAGCGTGCTGAGGCTGACGAGCGAGCAGGAGAAGATAGTAAAGGAGCTTGAGGCCAGTGAACCGCACAGGCATATGGATTTGATAACAAGGGCAATTACCAAGCTAGTGGTTGTCATGATAGTGGCCATATCTGCCTCGATAGCGCTCCACGGTCATTTAACTCCAGGTGGTGGGTTCCAGGGAGGCTCGGCAATGGCCGTTGCCTCGCTGCTCCTCTTCGCGGTCTTCTCGAAGTTCACCATTGAGAGAAAGGGCCTCACCGTGAAGCACACGGTTTCGGCTTACGCCCTCGGCCTGGCTTTAATCCTAGCCACCGTCCTCGCCCCCGTCTTCCTCTACGGCGGTAAGGTGCTCGAAATAAACCTCCTGCCTGGGGAAATGGGTCTCTTCAACCTCGACGTCGGTGAGTACTTGGCGGTGACCTTTGGCTTTCTCACGGTGTTCCTCGTGCTCGGCGTTTCGGAGTGGATATTCAAAACAGTCCTCAGGGGGGAGGTGGATGATTGA
- a CDS encoding hydrogenase subunit MbhD domain-containing protein — protein sequence MIELHLLILAIVVSFGFVFSYLAMKEHDLLKALALSSVQSTFFALGFYILAAPDIVLAYLAIAVGAYTALVILAISKTERYEVGE from the coding sequence ATGATTGAGCTACACCTCCTAATCTTGGCGATAGTCGTTTCCTTCGGCTTCGTCTTCAGCTACCTGGCAATGAAGGAGCATGACCTGCTAAAGGCCTTAGCTTTGAGTTCAGTACAGTCAACCTTCTTCGCCCTCGGCTTTTACATCCTTGCGGCCCCCGATATCGTTCTAGCTTACCTTGCGATAGCCGTCGGTGCCTATACTGCCCTTGTAATCCTTGCCATAAGCAAAACGGAGCGCTACGAGGTGGGAGAATGA
- the mnhG gene encoding monovalent cation/H(+) antiporter subunit G yields the protein MILENIVFIIGSIAILLGAVYDLIAAIGLLRFPDFYMRTHAATVGTIGGAVLPVFGAGLVALVYHPLGSQRFFMAGIAFTVGVLILLIAPTGTHSIVSAVYFGRVGKKPPLVVDQLEEDLPKREDVAELVHEHEELPGEEEEPKFTFRRLMK from the coding sequence ATGATCCTAGAGAACATCGTCTTCATAATCGGCTCAATCGCCATACTTCTCGGGGCGGTTTACGACCTCATAGCGGCGATAGGTCTGCTCCGCTTCCCCGACTTCTACATGAGGACTCACGCCGCCACCGTTGGGACGATTGGAGGTGCGGTGTTGCCCGTCTTCGGGGCGGGACTGGTGGCGCTCGTCTACCACCCCCTTGGCTCCCAGAGGTTCTTTATGGCCGGAATAGCGTTTACCGTGGGTGTCCTTATCCTTCTGATAGCGCCCACCGGAACGCACTCAATAGTTTCAGCGGTTTACTTCGGAAGGGTCGGAAAGAAGCCGCCGCTGGTCGTCGACCAGCTTGAGGAAGACCTGCCGAAGAGAGAGGACGTTGCAGAGCTCGTTCACGAGCACGAGGAACTGCCCGGTGAGGAAGAGGAGCCGAAGTTCACATTCAGGAGGTTGATGAAATGA
- a CDS encoding monovalent cation/H+ antiporter complex subunit F — protein sequence MNVEAVFLNVLYFAAVIYTLAFVLYGIRAIKGPTTADIILAVDCLSFDMAAFMVVLGIYFKSIMLASGAIILTLWAFMLDIYYTKYVLYGEVEV from the coding sequence ATGAACGTTGAGGCCGTTTTCCTTAACGTCCTGTACTTCGCCGCTGTCATTTACACCCTTGCCTTCGTCCTCTACGGAATTCGGGCAATTAAGGGGCCGACGACCGCTGATATTATCCTTGCCGTTGACTGTCTCTCCTTCGATATGGCAGCCTTTATGGTTGTGCTTGGGATTTACTTCAAGTCAATAATGCTCGCGAGCGGTGCGATAATACTCACCCTCTGGGCCTTCATGCTGGACATCTACTACACCAAATACGTCCTCTACGGGGAGGTGGAGGTATGA
- a CDS encoding complex I subunit 5 family protein produces MSLYFLELALGLLFIAALVGLFTGKRVAYAFTFISSLALFGVSIEGLSGLEGEIIPFLPTTVRIDPLSALFLLVLAFTTLSLSLYVPSYEVKGNVRFLTMATNMALLSAVLFLVTDNVERLTLAYELFAVFTAVMVLASETRGSTKATWRYLVLTQVFGIIPLLIANGLACGAVGDLHHLTFHELHENLGKLPVRPAFLLALFLSASLVRSGAFPFHVWVPRVYRSLPSPFIPVFLIGEGLGVYMLLRVAHFIIPTGEAFGYIVAFIGTVTAFATLYSFREIKLKRKFAYHSVMDVGIAYFALGSSLVLKGSFLGTVALLGALLHVLYQILYKSAFFFGLGAIEHHGEEPNICSIRKLLKGHVMAFLVSLSVFSMAGVPPLSAFMSKWLIYTAPMGTTNVLLWLMVVTVAFLGIFPLASIIQVRRVNRLLCKREVEREEVPFVMRAVTGAVALVSFTVSVFPFILLPWLTGSIEGLGYPLPENPAELFFGSPASFLALFTLVAMALIGWKIGKMPTERVSELLLIFYNMGDILRFTADYFLSTGKEFYLKRILPIIKVVPKHELPLIKDYDDALDYPVRHLDEAMFMPLIRAVERLARWGKSQNPDMNALMSGFAIAIAILIILLGVFA; encoded by the coding sequence ATGAGTCTCTACTTCCTGGAGCTGGCCCTCGGACTGCTCTTCATAGCGGCCTTGGTCGGCCTATTCACCGGAAAGAGGGTAGCCTATGCCTTCACGTTCATCTCTTCACTGGCGCTCTTCGGGGTCTCAATTGAAGGCCTCAGTGGTCTTGAGGGCGAGATAATCCCTTTCCTCCCGACGACGGTTAGGATAGACCCTCTCTCGGCTCTCTTCCTCCTTGTCTTGGCCTTTACAACACTCTCTCTTTCACTCTACGTCCCCTCCTACGAGGTCAAGGGCAACGTCAGATTTCTGACAATGGCAACCAACATGGCGCTCCTCTCGGCGGTGCTCTTCCTGGTTACTGACAACGTTGAGAGGCTTACCCTCGCTTACGAGCTCTTTGCGGTGTTTACCGCTGTCATGGTTCTCGCGTCCGAGACGAGAGGTTCAACAAAGGCCACCTGGCGTTACCTGGTTCTCACGCAGGTCTTCGGGATAATCCCTCTCCTCATAGCGAATGGCTTGGCTTGCGGTGCAGTGGGAGACCTCCACCACCTGACTTTCCATGAGCTTCACGAAAACCTTGGAAAGCTCCCCGTGAGACCTGCGTTTCTCCTAGCCCTCTTCCTTTCCGCCTCCCTCGTGAGGAGCGGGGCCTTTCCGTTCCACGTCTGGGTTCCGAGGGTTTACCGCTCACTTCCAAGCCCATTTATTCCGGTCTTCCTCATCGGTGAGGGTCTTGGGGTCTACATGCTCCTGAGGGTTGCCCACTTCATCATTCCGACGGGTGAGGCCTTCGGATACATCGTTGCGTTCATAGGGACGGTAACGGCCTTCGCCACCCTCTACTCCTTCAGGGAGATAAAGCTCAAGCGCAAGTTCGCATACCACAGCGTCATGGACGTTGGAATAGCCTACTTCGCCCTCGGTAGCTCCCTCGTGCTCAAAGGAAGTTTCCTCGGAACCGTTGCCCTCCTCGGAGCGTTGCTTCACGTCCTCTACCAGATCCTCTACAAGAGCGCCTTCTTCTTCGGCCTCGGCGCAATAGAGCACCACGGCGAGGAGCCCAACATATGCTCAATAAGGAAGCTCCTTAAGGGCCACGTCATGGCTTTTCTCGTCTCGCTCTCCGTGTTCTCAATGGCAGGAGTCCCGCCGCTTTCGGCGTTCATGAGCAAGTGGCTGATCTACACCGCTCCGATGGGCACGACCAACGTCCTCCTCTGGCTCATGGTCGTCACGGTGGCTTTCCTTGGGATATTCCCGCTGGCTTCGATAATCCAGGTCAGGAGGGTAAACAGGCTCCTCTGTAAGAGAGAGGTAGAGAGGGAAGAGGTTCCCTTTGTGATGAGGGCGGTAACCGGAGCTGTTGCACTAGTAAGCTTCACCGTATCGGTGTTCCCGTTTATCCTGCTCCCCTGGCTTACGGGGTCAATTGAAGGGCTTGGTTATCCTTTACCTGAGAACCCCGCTGAGCTGTTCTTTGGGAGCCCTGCTTCGTTCTTAGCGCTCTTTACGCTCGTTGCCATGGCGCTCATCGGGTGGAAAATCGGAAAGATGCCAACCGAGCGCGTCAGCGAGCTCCTCCTCATATTTTACAACATGGGCGACATACTGCGCTTTACCGCCGACTATTTCCTCTCAACTGGCAAGGAGTTTTACCTCAAACGCATACTCCCCATCATAAAGGTCGTCCCCAAGCACGAGTTACCCCTCATCAAGGACTACGACGACGCGCTCGACTACCCCGTGAGGCACCTCGACGAGGCCATGTTTATGCCCCTCATAAGGGCCGTTGAGAGGCTCGCGCGCTGGGGCAAATCACAGAACCCCGACATGAACGCGCTTATGAGTGGATTTGCCATAGCTATAGCCATCCTGATAATCCTCCTGGGGGTGTTTGCATGA
- a CDS encoding hydrogenase 4 subunit D, whose protein sequence is MIDLLATLAFTVPLIGGLILFKLDERKADVVMLTSFITAMLLQLGVAVIYILGHEELIHITYLKSTQFGEVYGIIIDPMSVLIGTVVAVAGFIFMFYGVEYMSERNVGHPGGKGRGLFYAWMTLFEGATLGFIYSSTFLGLLIFFELMGLACWGVVSFYNTPAGRRAGFKAFIIPNVGAMIGFYTAIYIGLTQLHDLSLFSLSKVSPEVKPWLFLALLIAGYTKSAQFPTYSWIPDAMEAPTPASAFLHGAAMVEMGVYLVARVIQFIGPLPVWIFYFMAVMVSLTLLIPILNYPVQKDAKRLLAYSTVAEAGIMFVGLTYAVLGLTGKAPGFDIGLKAAMFQLTTHAFVKGLAFLTAGTFTYSLGTLDLRRISGLREILPINGLAWTVALLGLAGLPPMGIAFSKAELLTNLSLVRVSALAWLPILMVLADSAVFLWVGLKWITRNVFGKPNVVRVHTHPIISASLIALIVLSLVSAYLAYPLVEEITFYGVVP, encoded by the coding sequence ATGATAGACCTTCTCGCAACCTTAGCGTTCACTGTCCCTCTCATTGGCGGGCTAATCCTCTTCAAGCTCGACGAGAGAAAAGCGGACGTGGTAATGCTCACCTCATTCATAACGGCGATGCTCCTCCAGCTCGGCGTTGCCGTCATTTACATCCTCGGCCACGAGGAGCTGATTCACATTACCTACCTCAAGAGCACCCAGTTCGGTGAGGTTTACGGGATAATAATAGATCCAATGAGCGTTTTAATAGGCACCGTCGTGGCGGTCGCTGGCTTCATCTTCATGTTCTACGGCGTCGAGTACATGAGCGAGAGGAACGTCGGCCACCCCGGAGGAAAGGGAAGGGGCCTTTTCTACGCCTGGATGACCCTCTTTGAAGGTGCCACCCTCGGCTTTATCTACTCCTCGACCTTCCTCGGCCTGCTCATCTTCTTCGAGCTTATGGGTCTTGCCTGCTGGGGTGTCGTGAGCTTCTACAACACCCCCGCTGGAAGGAGGGCGGGCTTCAAGGCCTTCATAATCCCGAACGTAGGGGCCATGATAGGCTTCTACACGGCCATCTACATCGGCCTCACCCAGCTCCACGACCTGAGCCTGTTCTCGCTCTCGAAGGTCTCACCAGAGGTTAAGCCCTGGCTCTTCCTCGCCCTGCTCATAGCAGGCTACACCAAGAGCGCCCAGTTCCCGACCTACTCTTGGATTCCGGACGCGATGGAGGCGCCGACTCCCGCTTCCGCTTTCCTCCACGGCGCGGCGATGGTTGAGATGGGCGTTTACCTCGTCGCGAGGGTTATTCAGTTCATAGGGCCCTTGCCAGTCTGGATTTTCTACTTCATGGCCGTAATGGTCTCGCTCACGCTCCTAATCCCGATACTCAACTACCCCGTCCAGAAGGACGCGAAGAGACTGCTCGCTTACTCGACGGTGGCAGAGGCGGGAATAATGTTCGTTGGCCTGACCTACGCCGTGCTAGGCCTTACTGGCAAGGCCCCTGGCTTCGACATCGGCCTTAAAGCCGCGATGTTCCAGCTGACAACGCACGCCTTCGTCAAGGGCTTGGCATTCCTCACCGCTGGAACCTTCACGTACTCCCTCGGAACCCTCGACTTGAGGCGGATAAGCGGTCTCAGGGAAATACTGCCGATAAACGGCCTCGCTTGGACCGTTGCACTCCTCGGTTTAGCGGGCCTACCTCCTATGGGAATAGCATTCAGTAAGGCAGAACTGCTGACTAACCTGAGCCTCGTCAGGGTTTCCGCTCTGGCCTGGCTCCCGATACTGATGGTGCTGGCGGATTCGGCCGTCTTCCTCTGGGTCGGCCTCAAGTGGATAACGAGAAACGTCTTTGGAAAGCCAAACGTGGTAAGAGTTCATACCCACCCTATAATCTCAGCCTCTCTCATTGCACTGATAGTCCTGAGCCTCGTTTCAGCTTACCTCGCCTACCCGCTCGTTGAGGAGATAACATTCTACGGGGTGGTACCATGA
- a CDS encoding NADH-quinone oxidoreductase subunit B family protein: MAKLKSVWVYHVDAGSCNGCDIEVLDVLSPYYDLERLGVKVVPNPRHADALFITGPLTRQTRIALKKAYEAMPPKPRIVVAVGTCASSGGIFYNSYALYNTSPQRGRDRLRSGGPEMIVPIDMYIPGCPPSPEEILYGVAQLLGIKEKKMKGEYWVALPPKETPSKENEVEFRIPERPIPLRYWLTLREELRRVIGYYDREAVLNDFIELVDRAFKESPENPREKLHDLVTGYFLKEKDSRVKVAMRFLENEFWRLYDEYHSLGEALKRKYPVTAGV; encoded by the coding sequence ATGGCCAAGCTCAAGTCCGTCTGGGTCTATCACGTTGATGCCGGTTCGTGTAACGGCTGTGACATCGAGGTGCTCGATGTACTCAGCCCCTACTACGACCTCGAGAGGCTCGGTGTCAAGGTCGTTCCCAACCCGAGGCACGCGGATGCGCTCTTCATCACCGGCCCGCTCACAAGGCAGACGAGGATAGCGCTCAAGAAGGCCTACGAGGCCATGCCCCCCAAGCCTAGGATAGTGGTCGCCGTGGGTACGTGCGCCTCGAGCGGTGGAATCTTCTACAACAGCTACGCCCTCTACAACACCTCCCCCCAGCGCGGCAGGGACAGGCTCAGGAGCGGCGGGCCCGAGATGATAGTGCCGATAGACATGTACATCCCGGGCTGTCCGCCGAGCCCGGAGGAGATACTCTACGGCGTCGCTCAACTGCTCGGCATCAAGGAGAAGAAGATGAAGGGTGAGTACTGGGTCGCGCTCCCGCCGAAGGAAACGCCGAGCAAAGAGAACGAGGTCGAGTTCAGAATCCCAGAGAGACCTATACCGCTCCGCTACTGGCTAACCTTGAGGGAGGAGCTCAGGCGCGTCATAGGCTACTACGACAGGGAGGCCGTCCTCAACGACTTCATCGAGCTCGTTGACAGGGCCTTCAAAGAAAGCCCCGAGAACCCGAGGGAGAAGCTCCACGACCTCGTCACGGGCTACTTCCTCAAGGAGAAGGACTCCAGGGTAAAGGTAGCCATGCGCTTCCTTGAGAACGAGTTCTGGCGCCTCTACGACGAGTACCACTCCCTCGGTGAGGCTCTTAAGAGGAAGTATCCGGTTACAGCGGGTGTCTGA
- a CDS encoding NADH-quinone oxidoreductase subunit I gives MAESLSYTEKLKKWDRFEVEKFSEKAPVTTPYPFIEVEKPPEYRGIPHINPEKCIGCGACVNACPPDALILEWDKKRGVKRLTFNAARCIRCHRCVEVCPTGAMEPTNIFEIATNNKEDLVEVVEHKLAYCEECGEYLDFTERQIEYVKNILPKEIIDMYALEDRIKLTQEEKMRRTVEKLRETEGVPLSAFMLVKKGGEE, from the coding sequence ATGGCCGAGAGCCTCTCCTACACCGAGAAGCTCAAGAAGTGGGACCGCTTCGAGGTCGAGAAGTTCAGCGAAAAGGCCCCCGTCACCACTCCCTATCCTTTTATTGAGGTCGAGAAGCCACCCGAGTACAGGGGAATCCCGCACATAAACCCGGAGAAGTGCATAGGCTGTGGAGCCTGCGTCAACGCCTGCCCGCCCGATGCGTTAATCCTTGAGTGGGACAAAAAGAGAGGCGTCAAGAGGCTCACCTTCAACGCGGCTCGCTGTATAAGGTGCCACCGCTGTGTTGAGGTCTGCCCGACCGGCGCGATGGAGCCGACTAACATCTTCGAAATAGCAACCAACAACAAGGAGGATCTCGTCGAGGTCGTTGAGCACAAGCTGGCCTACTGCGAGGAGTGTGGCGAGTACCTCGACTTCACAGAGAGGCAGATTGAGTACGTCAAGAACATCCTGCCCAAGGAAATCATCGATATGTACGCGCTCGAAGACAGGATTAAGCTGACGCAGGAAGAGAAGATGCGCAGAACCGTCGAGAAACTCAGGGAGACAGAGGGAGTCCCGCTTTCAGCTTTCATGCTCGTGAAGAAAGGGGGTGAGGAGTGA
- a CDS encoding hydrogenase large subunit, which yields MVRTKDLEAHFEFECRACENGHCKKADVNEILAERKGLREFYEAFKEHIRECKRMTYGQYMFVIDREVLPEAVLWWHNHPEFKETHLSTAVGTDERPLNGHFVYMPFLNVQVEPFNMDENYWVFLKAYMPADDPSFPSVAAKLPAALWIEREVKDLLGFNPVGHPDPRRLILPEDWPEGVYPLRKDMDYRHSPVTEPKTEYRETPEGTTLVPMGPVHAGIEEPAHFRLFVKGEEIVDVDYRGFYSHRGIEKTGEGRLTYNQVLFLAERICGICGYQHSVSYAMAVERLADVEIPDRARYIRTLMLELERIHNHLLWVGIAAHLVGYDTGFMHAWRIREPVMWLVERLTGNRKQYGMNIVGGVRRDLLDYRKEEILKVVKQIREETKKFLDIALNTNTFIKRAEGVGILPYKVAKAYSVLGPTARASGRKIDARLDQATKTATAYNEVDFKVPVYKEGDVLARVLVRMDELFESIWIVEQLIDQMPGGDIFTPIGSLPEYEEALGFTEAHRGEVVHYVMTGEKNKVYRWKVRAPTYNNLPAVPEMLKGYHVADAPLIIASIDPCYSCTERVQFVNVETGKVRVLTEAEFNELSIKYKGVF from the coding sequence ATGGTTAGGACGAAGGATTTGGAAGCTCATTTCGAGTTTGAGTGCAGGGCCTGTGAAAACGGCCATTGCAAAAAGGCGGACGTTAACGAAATCCTGGCTGAAAGGAAGGGCCTGAGGGAGTTTTATGAGGCCTTCAAGGAGCACATTAGAGAGTGCAAGAGGATGACCTACGGGCAGTACATGTTCGTCATCGACAGGGAAGTTCTTCCTGAGGCGGTGCTCTGGTGGCACAACCACCCCGAGTTCAAGGAGACCCACCTCTCGACCGCCGTTGGAACCGACGAGAGACCGCTCAACGGCCACTTTGTCTATATGCCCTTCCTCAACGTTCAGGTTGAGCCCTTCAACATGGACGAGAACTACTGGGTCTTCCTCAAGGCATATATGCCAGCTGACGACCCCAGCTTCCCTAGCGTCGCGGCAAAGCTCCCCGCTGCCCTCTGGATAGAGAGGGAAGTCAAGGACCTACTCGGCTTCAACCCCGTTGGTCATCCAGACCCGAGGAGGCTTATTCTGCCTGAGGACTGGCCCGAAGGAGTTTATCCGCTTAGAAAGGACATGGACTACAGGCACTCGCCGGTCACAGAGCCCAAGACGGAGTACAGAGAGACACCAGAGGGAACGACGCTCGTCCCGATGGGTCCCGTTCACGCGGGCATAGAGGAGCCGGCCCACTTCAGGCTCTTCGTCAAGGGCGAGGAGATAGTCGACGTCGATTACCGCGGGTTCTACTCCCACCGCGGAATAGAGAAGACTGGAGAGGGAAGGCTGACCTACAACCAGGTGCTCTTCCTTGCCGAGAGAATCTGCGGAATCTGTGGCTACCAGCACTCCGTCAGCTACGCGATGGCCGTCGAGCGCCTGGCCGACGTGGAAATCCCTGACAGGGCGCGTTACATAAGGACTCTGATGCTTGAGCTGGAGAGGATTCACAACCACCTTCTCTGGGTCGGCATTGCCGCTCACCTCGTCGGCTACGATACGGGCTTCATGCACGCGTGGAGAATCCGTGAGCCGGTCATGTGGCTCGTTGAGAGGCTTACAGGAAACAGGAAGCAGTACGGGATGAACATCGTCGGCGGTGTCAGGAGAGACCTCCTGGACTACCGCAAGGAGGAGATACTCAAGGTCGTCAAGCAGATACGTGAGGAGACCAAGAAGTTCCTCGACATCGCTCTGAACACCAACACCTTCATCAAGCGCGCCGAAGGGGTTGGAATCCTGCCGTACAAGGTGGCCAAGGCCTACTCCGTCCTCGGACCTACGGCGAGGGCCAGCGGAAGGAAGATCGATGCGAGGCTCGACCAGGCAACGAAGACCGCTACTGCCTACAACGAGGTTGACTTCAAGGTTCCAGTTTACAAGGAGGGCGACGTTTTAGCTAGGGTTCTCGTCAGGATGGACGAGCTCTTCGAGAGCATCTGGATTGTTGAGCAGCTCATAGACCAGATGCCGGGCGGCGACATATTCACGCCGATAGGAAGCCTGCCCGAGTACGAAGAAGCTTTGGGCTTCACCGAGGCCCACCGCGGTGAGGTGGTTCACTACGTCATGACCGGCGAGAAGAACAAGGTCTACCGCTGGAAGGTTCGTGCGCCTACTTACAATAACCTGCCCGCCGTGCCGGAGATGCTCAAGGGCTACCACGTTGCAGACGCACCGCTCATCATAGCGAGCATTGACCCGTGCTACTCCTGTACCGAGAGGGTTCAGTTCGTTAACGTGGAGACGGGTAAAGTTAGGGTTCTCACCGAGGCTGAGTTCAACGAGCTCTCCATTAAGTACAAGGGGGTGTTCTGA
- a CDS encoding respiratory chain complex I subunit 1 family protein, whose amino-acid sequence MEIDAVKLGFSLAGIILLLFLPPFLDGIARRVKARLQYRRGPPLMQTWYDLNKLFALPSVKPTTSAIFTWAPYLALASAISAALLLPYGNVVPVDFGFNLVVFFYVVLMVSVFLILAGLSVQNAFSHIGSSREMQIVLTVEPLIAILYGVLAYNAGSLNIADIIANLHLTPSLVMTYVLLAYALYVESGFVPFDIAEAEQEVIGGPLAEYSGRLLGVFYYAIYIKRFALLWFFVSMLVLPWVGPVDTAEKAALVLALQFLLTIAFYPIIAALEATNARLRIDHVIKMNTRAFFAGIVILAMAFMGW is encoded by the coding sequence ATGGAGATAGACGCGGTCAAACTTGGGTTCAGCCTTGCGGGCATCATCCTGCTGCTGTTCCTGCCTCCTTTCCTCGACGGTATAGCTAGGAGGGTCAAGGCGAGACTCCAGTACAGGCGCGGTCCACCCCTCATGCAGACGTGGTACGATCTCAACAAGCTCTTTGCCCTCCCCTCGGTCAAGCCAACTACCAGCGCCATCTTTACATGGGCGCCATACCTTGCACTCGCTTCGGCGATATCGGCGGCTCTGCTCCTGCCATACGGCAACGTAGTTCCCGTTGACTTCGGATTCAACCTAGTGGTGTTCTTCTACGTGGTGCTGATGGTCAGCGTCTTCCTCATCCTGGCGGGCCTCAGCGTCCAGAACGCCTTCAGCCACATAGGTTCGTCGAGGGAGATGCAGATCGTCCTCACCGTCGAACCGCTAATAGCGATACTCTATGGCGTCCTTGCTTACAACGCGGGTTCGCTCAACATAGCGGACATAATAGCGAACCTTCACCTCACGCCCTCACTCGTCATGACCTACGTCTTGCTCGCTTACGCGCTCTACGTTGAGAGCGGCTTCGTGCCCTTCGACATAGCCGAGGCAGAGCAGGAGGTCATAGGCGGTCCTTTAGCTGAGTACAGCGGAAGGCTCCTCGGAGTCTTCTACTACGCCATCTACATCAAGCGCTTCGCCCTGCTGTGGTTCTTCGTCAGCATGCTCGTCCTCCCGTGGGTCGGACCAGTAGACACGGCGGAGAAGGCAGCACTGGTGCTGGCCCTTCAGTTCCTGCTGACGATAGCGTTCTACCCCATTATAGCGGCTCTGGAAGCCACCAACGCAAGGCTTAGGATAGACCACGTCATTAAGATGAACACGAGGGCTTTCTTTGCGGGAATTGTAATCCTCGCAATGGCGTTCATGGGGTGGTGA